Proteins encoded in a region of the Halothiobacillus diazotrophicus genome:
- a CDS encoding ArnT family glycosyltransferase, whose protein sequence is MSHTRSIHYFILAVAVFIGFYWQIGSIPLFDLDEGAFTSATREMFLRHDFVTPYLNTVPRFDKPILIYWLQAASAMVFGFNEWAFRLPSALASTFWVWSIYRFGQQVLDRERAFYAALIAATSLMTTVVGKAAIADAVLMLFMTLAMFAIFRHWQTGRATYIRWAFVAMALGFLTKGPVAVVIPAVVSLLFYLSTGRFGSWWRAVLDWRGILLFLALALPWYVLEYVREGQAFIDGFFLKNNVGRFSAPMEGHSAGFWFYPVVTFIALLPFTGLVVRAIGGLVQDVRHGAWSLRPATELSAEAALKRFGWLWFGFVLLLFSFSGTKLPHYLNYGLVGLILVMATYFPAIRNRWLYLLPFWGMLLILLALPGALDLFIDRIRPAYVQAMLADRNLYFGPGWYLLLGTILGLSVIAAFRRSWPLPVILVPVALSFSLVMNGRLLPIVDALQQGPIKAAGLMARDLPGTAVMYRMNTPSFGVYAGKILARHAPESGDLVLTRAVYADELDAQVLFSQGGVVLLRMR, encoded by the coding sequence ATGTCTCATACTCGATCAATCCACTATTTCATCCTCGCTGTCGCCGTGTTCATCGGCTTTTACTGGCAAATCGGCAGTATCCCGCTATTCGATCTGGATGAGGGCGCTTTTACCTCGGCGACCCGCGAGATGTTCCTGCGACACGATTTCGTGACGCCGTATCTCAATACCGTGCCGCGTTTCGACAAACCCATTCTGATCTACTGGTTGCAAGCGGCCTCGGCCATGGTATTCGGCTTTAATGAATGGGCTTTTCGCCTGCCTTCGGCCCTGGCCTCGACGTTCTGGGTCTGGTCGATATACCGATTCGGACAACAGGTACTTGATCGCGAACGTGCCTTCTATGCGGCCCTGATCGCCGCCACCAGTCTGATGACGACCGTCGTCGGCAAGGCGGCTATTGCCGATGCCGTATTGATGCTTTTCATGACCCTGGCAATGTTTGCCATTTTTCGCCACTGGCAGACGGGGCGTGCCACCTATATCCGCTGGGCCTTCGTGGCCATGGCGCTCGGTTTTCTTACCAAGGGGCCGGTCGCGGTGGTGATTCCGGCAGTGGTCAGCCTGTTGTTCTATCTGTCGACCGGCCGCTTTGGCTCGTGGTGGCGTGCGGTCCTGGATTGGCGGGGCATTCTGCTGTTTCTCGCTTTGGCGCTGCCCTGGTATGTCCTGGAATACGTCCGCGAGGGACAGGCATTCATCGACGGGTTTTTCCTCAAGAACAATGTCGGACGCTTCAGCGCGCCCATGGAAGGGCATTCCGCAGGATTCTGGTTCTACCCGGTCGTGACCTTTATCGCCCTGTTGCCGTTCACGGGGCTGGTCGTTCGGGCGATCGGGGGCCTCGTCCAGGATGTTCGCCACGGCGCTTGGTCTCTGAGGCCCGCGACGGAACTGTCGGCGGAAGCGGCACTCAAACGATTTGGCTGGCTCTGGTTCGGTTTCGTGCTGCTGCTGTTTTCCTTTTCGGGCACCAAATTGCCGCACTACCTGAACTATGGTCTGGTTGGATTGATTCTGGTGATGGCGACGTACTTTCCCGCGATCCGGAACCGGTGGCTGTATCTGTTGCCCTTCTGGGGCATGCTGTTGATTCTGCTCGCCTTGCCCGGGGCGCTTGATCTGTTTATCGATCGCATCCGGCCTGCCTATGTGCAGGCGATGCTGGCGGATCGGAACCTGTATTTCGGTCCAGGCTGGTATCTGCTGCTGGGCACCATTCTTGGATTGTCGGTCATCGCCGCTTTTCGGCGATCCTGGCCGCTGCCGGTCATCCTGGTGCCGGTGGCGCTGTCCTTTTCCCTCGTGATGAATGGGCGATTGCTGCCGATCGTGGACGCTTTGCAGCAGGGGCCCATCAAGGCGGCGGGGCTGATGGCGCGCGACTTGCCCGGGACGGCCGTCATGTACCGGATGAATACGCCGAGTTTCGGTGTCTATGCGGGCAAGATTCTGGCAAGGCACGCGCCGGAATCCGGAGATCTGGTGCTGACTAGGGCGGTGTATGCAGACGAGCTGGATGCCCAGGTTCTGTTTTCTCAGGGCGGTGTGGTCCTGTTGCGCATGCGCTAG
- a CDS encoding PilZ domain-containing protein yields the protein MALGGGMIHHNIPDKETLYRSYMPFIKNGGLFIPGHLHHDIGKELFLTLTMMGNPERIALAVKVVWQTPEGAQGGKTAGIGVQFSPMDKGQTRAKIEAYLAGALGKDTPTATI from the coding sequence ATGGCACTCGGCGGCGGCATGATTCATCACAACATTCCGGACAAGGAAACGTTGTACCGTTCGTACATGCCGTTCATCAAGAACGGCGGTCTGTTCATTCCCGGACATCTGCATCATGACATCGGCAAGGAGCTTTTCCTGACGCTGACCATGATGGGCAATCCCGAGCGGATTGCGTTGGCCGTCAAGGTGGTCTGGCAAACTCCGGAGGGGGCCCAGGGCGGGAAAACCGCAGGGATTGGCGTGCAGTTCAGCCCGATGGACAAGGGGCAGACGCGTGCGAAGATCGAGGCCTATCTTGCCGGCGCACTGGGAAAGGACACCCCGACTGCAACCATTTGA
- a CDS encoding EAL domain-containing protein — MSSRLVQWPGVFYRLLLTLPLLMLVGWASWNESTQYQLAVEQIDREADHAGRFYANRIENRLNSAYKELELIAPLIAEAPNRDTPTPQIQHILQHLQQLHPEIYAIGVDAGNGKTRLWSTPVQHLFPYEPDERFTSLKANPQWLLGPGQIVNRTPLIALRYRPSAPDGGSEISVNLIYRLGYLLDYPPEEKAWQFTVVDTRNNRILGICRNGTLDFQKSQSPEGKDTVPIHGYPMIVRTTGTEALAKQIYRQSAKKRLDLYIGMFVLLGIAAWGIYTLLRQRERDADHLKRLADINALLAQVNQIIAVSRDETGFMEEICALAVKYGGFRLAFIAKPDKTGQFQILAAADSTGYTRNLQIVTDPELPEGQGPVGTAWRTQQPVYAQDLRKTPGFNPWLQKAEQFGIRSSATIPIRKNGARWAILAAYHAENQVFTGELEHLLEDLAQDITRGLNWIETQRREAVLQATQRALLDNTLAGIAMVRDRHLIQVTARLVIMLGYVHADELLGQSTRVMYATDADYDRVGQGYEKLLIDGKIMIPDVRFARKDGSTIICDLSASMIQDDELTTSVWTIQDITKRHNLQKELAKTLAYQRTLFDNNAAALLTVDTEGNITDANPALCLLTGYSHGELVGHTADMLQDVAEAPQSLTMQFKALADGPAHSARQEGTIRHRDGTILNVETLGASLTLPDGRSGAIWSLIDVTALHQAKQEIAYQALHDTLTGLPNRRALEQHLPRAIARAQRHGTVVAVGMLDLDDFKPVNDNFGHESGDTLLRELAQRLKARLRKQDLLARLGGDEFVIVLEDLEQDQLLVQLETALDRLHQSVETPFDVSKGKQAKIGMSLGLALYPIDGDQGDSLLRLADAALYASKTNKSTRTQWWRIIHDTPPADSTRTEARESYFDAYSPESQALMHQCAAYLDEHAERFVRQFYAALRSNPGAQKILETIAPTGLPRLVTIQVEHLRFLLNPETTRAQLVARAKRIGTVHALVGVGSPLLMQSMNLYGKLLNDYLNQAPLNSRERHQIMIASEARIQDDILEQLQAGGATIQEHFDLLTHPLPPAESLWVEVKTQEIERLGQLPGIQAILLMRPDADGVFTIEGSGGHHGATLASLLNDRERRANIDPESPRGKSLAAEAWRTLDIQSSPNLHLDPHYAEWHGIATQLEVTAAISLPIMDSNRRVIAVLMLYGRYPNQFESVWMQQFTRNLQLRLSQVWLLCNNPGPVISQQLAQHYRRELFSGGLRVHMQPILDLRDGSLIKVEALARLARPDGTIVPPGDFLPLLGDSELDRLFCLVMETALPWLRRWDRDGITVDLSINLSPGTLIDPECSHWIEDALKRTGIPAQRLTLEILETQGLDEPAQDAAIRKLVDMGIPLAMDDLGSGYSSLYRLATLPFNIIKIDQSLVTQLRANPVQTMSLISAIIQMGNDFDQTVIVEGLEERGFIEVVTILGAQYGQGYGLARPMPPEEILPWLDGLPPHQPTPGFDTYLGALAYHWWLMHTGRRIHPEDMVKCPLNRFLIDKGHGDSEAATWHRETHAAQENRTASRNLLVWLAEHVQAESRTESPFV, encoded by the coding sequence ATGAGCAGTCGACTCGTGCAATGGCCCGGTGTTTTCTACCGGCTGTTGTTGACCTTGCCCCTGCTCATGCTGGTGGGCTGGGCCAGCTGGAATGAATCCACGCAATATCAACTCGCTGTCGAGCAAATCGATCGAGAAGCCGATCATGCGGGCCGGTTTTATGCCAACCGGATCGAAAATAGGCTGAACAGTGCCTACAAGGAACTGGAACTGATCGCGCCGTTGATCGCTGAAGCACCGAATCGGGACACGCCGACACCGCAAATCCAGCATATTCTCCAGCACCTCCAGCAACTGCATCCGGAAATCTATGCGATCGGCGTGGATGCGGGCAACGGGAAGACGCGCCTCTGGTCCACACCGGTCCAGCACCTGTTCCCCTACGAACCGGATGAACGCTTCACATCCCTGAAAGCCAACCCACAATGGCTGCTGGGCCCGGGACAGATCGTCAATCGCACGCCGTTGATCGCCCTGCGATACCGACCGTCCGCGCCGGACGGAGGTTCGGAGATCTCCGTCAACCTGATCTATCGCTTGGGATATCTACTCGATTACCCCCCGGAGGAAAAGGCCTGGCAGTTCACCGTCGTCGACACCCGCAACAATCGGATACTCGGCATATGTCGCAACGGCACGCTGGATTTTCAGAAATCCCAATCACCGGAAGGAAAGGACACGGTCCCGATCCACGGATACCCCATGATCGTGCGGACCACCGGCACGGAGGCACTGGCCAAGCAGATCTACCGCCAAAGCGCCAAGAAACGCCTGGATCTCTACATCGGCATGTTCGTGCTGCTGGGGATTGCGGCATGGGGTATCTATACCCTCCTTCGTCAGCGGGAACGCGATGCCGATCATCTGAAACGGCTCGCGGATATCAATGCGCTGCTGGCCCAGGTCAACCAGATCATCGCGGTGAGCCGTGACGAGACAGGGTTCATGGAGGAAATCTGCGCGCTTGCAGTCAAATATGGCGGGTTTCGCCTGGCTTTCATTGCGAAACCCGATAAAACCGGACAGTTCCAGATTCTGGCCGCCGCAGATTCAACCGGCTATACCCGGAACCTCCAGATCGTGACGGATCCGGAACTGCCGGAAGGTCAGGGTCCGGTCGGTACCGCCTGGCGAACGCAGCAACCGGTCTATGCCCAGGATCTGCGCAAGACGCCGGGATTCAATCCCTGGCTGCAGAAAGCCGAACAGTTCGGCATCCGGTCCAGCGCCACGATTCCCATTCGGAAAAACGGGGCAAGATGGGCGATTCTTGCCGCATACCATGCAGAAAATCAGGTATTCACGGGCGAACTGGAGCATCTGCTGGAGGATCTGGCCCAGGACATCACGCGGGGACTGAACTGGATCGAGACGCAACGGCGCGAAGCCGTGCTGCAAGCCACCCAACGCGCCCTGCTCGACAATACGCTGGCGGGTATCGCCATGGTGCGCGACCGCCACCTGATTCAGGTGACCGCCCGGCTCGTCATCATGCTGGGCTACGTCCACGCCGACGAATTGCTGGGACAGTCGACCCGCGTCATGTATGCCACCGACGCCGACTACGATCGGGTCGGCCAAGGGTACGAAAAGCTGCTCATCGACGGGAAGATCATGATCCCGGATGTCCGATTCGCCCGGAAGGACGGATCCACCATCATCTGCGATCTCTCGGCGAGCATGATCCAGGACGACGAACTCACCACGTCGGTCTGGACCATCCAGGACATTACGAAGCGCCACAATCTACAGAAAGAACTCGCCAAAACCCTGGCCTATCAGCGCACGCTGTTCGACAACAACGCCGCAGCCTTGCTGACAGTGGATACCGAAGGAAACATCACGGACGCCAACCCGGCACTCTGCCTGCTGACCGGGTATAGCCACGGGGAACTGGTGGGACACACCGCCGACATGCTGCAGGATGTCGCGGAGGCGCCGCAGTCCCTGACCATGCAGTTCAAGGCGCTCGCAGACGGCCCGGCTCACTCAGCACGCCAGGAGGGAACGATTCGTCACCGGGACGGGACCATCCTGAACGTGGAGACCCTCGGCGCCAGCCTGACCCTGCCCGATGGACGGTCCGGCGCCATCTGGAGCCTGATCGACGTCACGGCGTTGCATCAGGCGAAACAGGAGATTGCCTACCAGGCCCTCCACGATACGCTGACGGGACTGCCTAACCGGCGCGCCCTCGAACAGCACCTGCCCCGCGCCATCGCCCGCGCGCAACGTCATGGCACGGTCGTCGCCGTCGGCATGCTCGATCTGGACGATTTCAAACCCGTCAACGACAACTTCGGCCACGAAAGCGGAGACACGCTACTGCGGGAACTGGCACAGCGGTTGAAAGCGCGATTGCGCAAGCAGGATCTGCTGGCTCGATTGGGCGGCGACGAGTTCGTCATCGTGCTCGAGGATCTCGAACAGGACCAGCTGCTGGTACAACTCGAAACGGCCCTGGACCGCCTTCATCAGTCGGTCGAGACGCCCTTTGACGTTTCAAAGGGCAAGCAGGCGAAGATCGGCATGAGTCTGGGACTGGCCCTCTACCCGATCGACGGTGATCAGGGCGACAGCCTGTTGCGCCTCGCCGACGCCGCCCTCTATGCCTCCAAGACCAACAAATCGACGCGCACGCAGTGGTGGCGAATCATCCATGACACGCCGCCTGCCGACAGTACCCGGACAGAGGCCAGGGAATCGTATTTCGATGCCTATTCCCCGGAGAGCCAGGCATTGATGCATCAGTGCGCCGCCTATCTCGACGAACATGCCGAACGGTTCGTTCGCCAATTTTACGCAGCGCTCAGGAGTAACCCGGGCGCACAGAAAATCCTCGAGACAATCGCGCCGACGGGGCTTCCCAGACTGGTCACGATCCAGGTCGAGCATCTCCGCTTCCTCCTGAATCCCGAAACGACCCGCGCACAACTCGTTGCACGCGCCAAGCGCATCGGGACCGTCCATGCGCTGGTCGGCGTGGGTAGCCCGCTACTCATGCAGTCGATGAATCTGTATGGGAAACTGCTCAATGACTACCTGAATCAGGCGCCGTTGAACAGCCGCGAACGACACCAGATCATGATCGCCAGCGAGGCACGAATCCAGGACGATATCCTCGAGCAACTCCAGGCCGGCGGCGCCACCATTCAGGAACACTTCGATCTGTTGACGCACCCACTCCCTCCGGCGGAAAGCCTGTGGGTCGAGGTCAAGACGCAGGAAATCGAACGGCTTGGCCAACTGCCGGGCATCCAAGCCATCCTGCTGATGCGCCCGGATGCCGATGGCGTGTTCACGATCGAGGGTAGTGGCGGTCATCACGGAGCAACGCTGGCATCCCTGCTGAACGATCGCGAACGACGGGCCAATATCGATCCGGAATCCCCCCGGGGGAAAAGTCTCGCCGCCGAGGCATGGCGAACGCTGGATATCCAGAGCAGCCCCAACCTCCATCTGGACCCGCACTATGCCGAATGGCACGGCATCGCCACGCAACTCGAGGTCACTGCCGCAATATCCCTGCCGATCATGGACAGTAACAGACGGGTTATCGCCGTTCTGATGCTGTACGGCCGCTACCCGAATCAGTTCGAATCGGTGTGGATGCAGCAGTTCACCCGCAATCTGCAGTTGCGCCTCAGCCAGGTCTGGCTGCTGTGCAACAATCCCGGACCGGTCATCAGTCAGCAACTGGCTCAGCACTACCGACGGGAACTCTTTTCCGGCGGACTGCGCGTGCACATGCAACCGATCCTGGATCTGCGCGATGGCTCATTGATCAAGGTCGAAGCCCTTGCCCGACTGGCCCGTCCAGATGGCACGATCGTACCCCCAGGCGATTTTCTGCCCCTGCTGGGCGACAGCGAACTCGACCGTCTGTTCTGTCTGGTCATGGAGACTGCGCTGCCGTGGCTGCGACGCTGGGATCGGGACGGCATCACCGTCGATCTGTCGATCAATCTGTCACCAGGCACCCTGATCGATCCGGAATGCAGTCACTGGATCGAGGATGCGCTGAAACGGACGGGCATTCCTGCCCAGCGCCTGACCCTGGAAATCCTCGAAACCCAGGGGTTGGACGAGCCTGCCCAGGACGCGGCCATCCGGAAACTGGTCGATATGGGTATTCCGCTGGCCATGGACGACCTCGGTTCCGGCTACAGCAGTCTGTATCGGCTGGCTACCCTCCCCTTCAACATCATCAAGATCGATCAGAGTCTGGTCACGCAATTGCGGGCGAATCCCGTGCAGACGATGAGCCTGATCTCCGCAATCATCCAGATGGGCAACGATTTCGACCAGACGGTCATCGTCGAGGGACTCGAGGAACGCGGGTTCATCGAGGTCGTCACCATCCTTGGCGCACAGTACGGCCAGGGGTATGGCTTGGCGCGTCCCATGCCCCCGGAGGAAATTCTCCCCTGGCTCGACGGACTGCCGCCACACCAGCCGACGCCCGGCTTCGATACCTATCTCGGCGCACTGGCCTACCACTGGTGGCTGATGCATACCGGCCGACGAATTCACCCCGAGGACATGGTCAAATGCCCGCTCAACCGATTCCTGATCGACAAGGGGCATGGCGACAGCGAAGCCGCGACCTGGCACCGGGAAACCCACGCGGCTCAGGAAAACCGGACCGCGAGTCGGAACCTGCTTGTCTGGTTGGCCGAACACGTGCAAGCCGAGAGTCGTACCGAAAGCCCATTCGTCTGA